A genomic segment from Pseudomonas sessilinigenes encodes:
- a CDS encoding AraC family transcriptional regulator yields the protein MDPLSEVLALLNTRSSVFAGLKAGGDWAIDFPAPDGIKFNALIEGSCWLTVEGAGAPVRLVAGDCFLLSRKRAFSLCSDPELPAIRADEVYRHASNGVAHCGSADELFLIGGRFAFGEEANLLFAGLPALAVIGNGSEPASVLNWALQHMAHELAGSSPGHSIVVQHLGHIMLVQVLRMYLAQATDAPPSWLLAICDPRIGAVIEAIHADPARAWTVEDLARIARVSRSTLALHFKQKAGIAPLEYLLRWRMQLATQSLKSGRASISSIAQKLGYDSDSAFSHAFKRIMHCSPRQYRERQAHAI from the coding sequence ATGGACCCGTTATCCGAAGTTCTGGCCCTGCTCAATACGCGCAGCTCGGTGTTCGCCGGCTTGAAGGCGGGCGGCGACTGGGCCATCGACTTCCCTGCGCCCGACGGCATCAAGTTCAACGCGCTCATCGAAGGCTCCTGCTGGTTGACCGTGGAAGGCGCCGGGGCACCCGTACGCCTGGTGGCCGGGGACTGCTTCCTGCTGTCGCGCAAACGGGCCTTTTCGCTCTGTAGCGATCCAGAACTACCAGCCATCCGGGCGGACGAGGTCTATCGCCACGCCAGCAATGGCGTCGCCCATTGCGGTAGCGCCGATGAGCTGTTCCTGATCGGTGGCCGCTTCGCCTTCGGCGAGGAGGCCAACCTGCTGTTCGCCGGGTTGCCTGCGCTGGCGGTCATCGGCAATGGCTCGGAGCCGGCGTCGGTACTGAACTGGGCCTTGCAACACATGGCCCACGAACTGGCCGGGTCTTCCCCAGGCCATTCGATCGTGGTCCAGCACCTGGGGCACATCATGCTGGTGCAGGTGCTGCGCATGTACCTGGCCCAGGCAACCGACGCACCACCAAGCTGGTTGCTGGCGATCTGTGATCCACGCATCGGGGCGGTCATCGAGGCCATCCATGCCGACCCGGCCCGGGCCTGGACCGTCGAGGACCTGGCCCGGATCGCCAGGGTCTCGCGCTCGACCCTGGCCCTGCATTTCAAGCAAAAGGCCGGGATAGCCCCACTGGAGTACCTGTTGCGCTGGCGCATGCAACTGGCCACGCAATCCTTGAAAAGCGGGCGGGCGAGCATTTCCTCGATCGCCCAGAAGCTGGGCTACGACTCCGACAGCGCCTTCAGCCACGCCTTCAAGCGGATCATGCACTGCTCGCCTCGCCAGTACCGCGAGCGACAGGCACACGCCATTTAG